The genomic segment TTTTTTAGAGAtttcgttttcttttttatttaatatgcacAACACTTTACAAGTCAAAAAaacttataaatataatataatataatttagtgctttgccaaaataaaatatattagtaAAGCATATCATTAGCTATTTAGTCGACCACTTAATATTTATATACACAACTTAATTTGACTTGAAATGCCATAGGCAGGATCTTAGGGATGGTATATTGACAGCAGGTTGGTCTTCACACTCAGGAACTTTTCCAAATTCTTTcagaagactgtaaatatgatcaAACAAACAATACTTAGCACGGAATTGAAATTGTCTTTTTTTCAGCAAGGCAAGTtttcagagaagaaaaaaatagttctgcctaaaactagcaagaaactactcaggACAATAATGTAGCTCCTCCTTTCTACAACTGTTGTTTTTGGTTGTTGAGCCCTGCAGTGTGaatatacactgctgtgtaaaagtcttagacatgttgcatttttctactctgatggattatgagcatcaacaatttactcaaagtctccactagtgttttctactattatatcaaccttgacttgcataaagaaggaaaaacatagtgaaaggaaaaacacagtgaaatagctcgcatcactcgattttcaaggtgtggtatctgaagcataatcatgAAGttcagagaaacatcatctgtaattgacaaacccaggactgaaagacccaaaaagctgtctaacaaggatgagcaatacttgaagataatatccttaaggaattgaaagaagacaagcgttgaattgacaacagaactggcagaaggcacaggtgtcattgtccatcaaatcaacagtacgaaggtcactcttgaaatcaggaatTAAAggctgtgttgcagtaagaatactaaaaggctaaaatatgcacaataacacagaaattggactatggaaaaATCGTCTTTTGAGGGAATGCACTCATTTTCAGATGTATGCTTGGGGTGTTAGAACACACTTGCTGCCAATCAGTTTCTTACCACTTGGTATCAGGCTTTGTCCCAGTATTTTACAATAATAATCGCTATCTATGACGTGAAATTGACCATGGCCACTTGATGCTATCCACCCCCACACCATAATGCTGCCATGACCCTGCTTCAGTAGTAACTCTTTTTCAGGTATGATAATGGACATTAAAAAGTTtccaaaacaagaaaaagaatatATGTAAGAATATTATGAcaacagtgtttaaaaataaagttgCATGCTATTATagtaaattgtaataaaaacaaaaggaaataaaCCTATGTAATGGTCAGGACAGGTAGGGAATGCAAACTTAATGACGttaatatacagaaaaaaaaacgaataaaTACATACTGCATCATAGACCCTTTTCTTCCTCCTCCCTGTTAGCTTTCGTGCCATATGCATTAAGGGGTGTACGGATAAAGactaaaacaaagaaatgcaGTAAACACAAGACAACAAAATATTAATTATGTACTGTCAGTACTTGAGACATAAACAAATAAGTGATGGGACActgaaatacataaatcaatcagTGTAAAAGACCTCTGTATGAAAGGTATTAACTTGGCAAAGCAGTCACTACCACAGTACTAAAGCTGGTACTGTAGTTACAAATTTATTAACCATTTAACATACAAAGCATTGACTACCCTTAATTTTACCATTGTAAATCTGCAATCTCTCCCTGTGGATACAATGCACTTACCCTGCTTTACCATGGTCAACCACAACTACAATGCTTCAGCAGAATTATCTGTGATGTATCACGCTTTCACTATGCATTTGATATGCAttcattttgctatgcttttactgtgctataGTGAACTTCCATTAAaggaacatcaattaaataacTCTAAATTAGACATTACTATTATGGACACAAAAAATTATGTACTGTAGTGCTATTGCATTTACTACCTGTGTTTATCTGAAGTGGTTTCTGTATGTGACAGTTGCAACTAAGCAATAATTTCGTAATAGttgttccttttttgtttttttttgtaaatgaccATCAATATAGAAGGACCATCTGTCGAAAGTGAGCCTTCTAAGGTATCCATGCATGTATAGTTAAGCCCATAAGTTTTTTTGAAGGGTAATTGTAGGTTCACTTTATATATTATaactatatacatatgtacataaACTTCCGACATAAATCTTAATTAGCATTTGCTAGTTGTTTTACTTGTGACTTACTTACCCCAGAACCCTGTGGTACATGTGCATCTTTATTCTTAGCATAATGAAACAAGaactatacaaaaaaaagaaaaatgtttcagTGTAATACACTAATAATGCACACATTGAATAATGTTGAtacataaaacaatttaaatatgtGACTTGCCCTTTTATACAGGTCCTGAATATGTTCCTGTTGTCAAACATGTTGGAATATTTCAAATGATAATAATATGTTAGTATATttcaaaagtatatatatatatatatatatatatatatatatatatatatatatatatatatatatatatttaacatatatatataagcaaaggTTGGTTATCAAACTGGTaatgtaaaaggaaaaaaaaactattaaaaaaactattgaaaaaaGTATAAAGATTCGGGTGGTTAACATTTGTATTTCCTTATGAAAGAGGAATTCTAATTACCTCTGGCTGATTTGTACGCGAACTCTGCTGACTGCAACATAAAGCCAATCTCTGCaaagaaaaatattatttatacacagtCAACACGTTATTTGATTTGAAGTTTTATAATAATATTCAATGAatgtacagccatggccaaaagctttacatcacctagaattttaggattgagctgtataagacaaaaaaaaaaaaaaaaaatactgtatatgaacataatttagatattttatttcgcatcatataatcaaataaactacaaaattaaatCCATGTGATTGGTATTAAGTACTAAATATTTCTTAAACTTTACGGTTTCCGTTTCAATTtcagcaattacattttcaatcagtCACATGCACATATCGTTTTATTGTAACTACAATAATACCTCGCTTGAAGGCAGGTCGTCTGAATAGGCTTTGTAAGGCAGCGCATaacctaaaatgaaaaaaaaaagaagtacatGAATTAGATCAAAGTCTTGCGCTACACGCGTCTTTAGCTTCAGCAGTGCTTCGCAATAGGATCAATTCTTTTCAAGGTTTGACCCGTTTTAATCTCAAATATGCACGAATGTGAAACGTAGTAAAACTCTTTCTAACCGCAATTTTTAACCGAGATATCATGCAAATGCGTGTATCTTATCATCCCCGCATCATCCACGTTCTCAGACAAGTAAGCTACACACTCATGCGGTTTCAACCACTGTCTTTTCTGACCAGCAAGATTGTTGCGCAGACAGCCTGTCGAGGATGATAAAGATATTGGACAGGAAAAGATACAATCTATAGTTAAGACACCTAATTAAACAAGTGCGGCACACGACAGAAAAGCAGTGCCAGACAAAAAACAGATTAAATGTCTAAATATTAAACAATGGTAACTTTGCTTACAATATTGacagatgtgtttattattattattattattattattattattattattattattattattattatttcgaatcgttttattgtaatgctgtaaCTGTTCTACACAGTAAACGTACTTTTTGTCCTTTtgtcaaacaattaaacaattaaactaaacactaagagatctgttaaaaaatatgttgcacattatttatttttaattctcaaacatttgtttttagtaTACAAGGTTCTTTACCAAGTGTTATATGCCATGAGAACAGCCAGAGCAGAAAATTACTACTCTCTTCACCGAGCTAACGATATCAATTGACTTATGTTGATACCTTATATTTTCTATAAAAGAATCACGTTATACGCAAACGGCAACATATTACAAATTGCTTACCTGAACTTGTTGGTATTGTATAAAGGCAGTAAATGGCAAAGAGAACATACACCTGATGCAGACTTCTCATACTCGGTGCTCTGTTGTTGTTCATACTTGTGCTGAGTGCTCTCCAGCTCGAGCCGTTGTTCGATATCTTCTTACGGACCACGTAATATAATCCATAGCAGCCAGCCCACGAGACACTTTTAATCACTGTTGGTTATTATAAAGGACTTCCTGTGTAACCAATCAGCACCCTGTTGGAATCCCGTGTCGCCCATAAAATGTCGTGATGTGTCCTATTGATGGGCCAAGATCTTTCACAGTAATTGGTCATGTTCTTGTTatttagataaaaaaataaaaggaagtttttttccTCATTAAAAGTGACAGAAGGTACtgttttatataactttttttaacCTTTAGTTGGACCTATTCAATTAAAATGACTAATCtcaatgcagaaaataaataatgtactgttATTACTTATTAAGGCCCTAAATCCGTATCTTACTGTATAGCAACATGTATAGCCTTGAATCTATTTTGACATtgtcattttattaatatttatttatttctttattttatttactgggcagatgcctttatccaaggtgacttagaggTATTACAGGGTAGTACAggattacaatgcaagattcatatttaaatacagtacagtttacagtaaatgcaacaatactaatagaatatatatataaaatagtatgCAACAatttaggattacaacaagttatatctccAATGACATAGTGGTGCAATAATACATTAGCAGAGGATCCAGTAACATaagtcaggcaagtccagtgcttGGTAGGGGGGTTGGATCAGGAGATCTACAAGAGCAGACGGAGGCagtggaaggcagtgagagacggagcagtcctgaagttctccggtagctggttccaccacagagggttGGAAAGAGAAGGAGTGGGTActggaggatggagagtggagggaagggatAGGGCAGTGTGGTGTAGAGAGGTAGGCAAGAATGCTTAAGttgaatgcgagcagagatagggagccagtggaggatGCGAAGctgaggggtagcatgagagtagcgaggCTGGGAGAATACAAGACGAGGAGCAGAATTCTGAATGAGCTGAAGGGAGACCAGCAAGCAGTTACAGTAGTCCAGTATGGACAGTAccagagcttggaccaggagttgggtggaataagtagtgagaaaaggacaAATTCGGTAGATGTTGCTAATAAAGAAGCGGCAAGTGTGTGTCAGGGAAGAGATGCattgagagaaggagagaggggtcAAGAATAACACCTACATTTTAAGCAGAAGGAGATCGAGAAAGAGTGATAGTcaagggagactgagatggagggtcagaggagggagaggaagtaGAGGAAGTCGGATTTAGAAAggttgagttttcttttttttaataccacaggatttcattttttgtttagcTTCAATGCATTTGGttgaacatttaaaaatctatttcagttacttgtaaaagaaaaaaaaagaaaaatcactttttaaaaccaCTTAAAGGTAGGGGTGTAACAGATTTCACTTTAACTTTGTATGGTGTTTACAGTCATTGGAGTGGTTACTCAAATACTGAGTTTTTTATTGTTTGATAATCCTATGTTAAGCTGCTTTAACTACGAGTTCAGGAGTTGCCATAGAATTCtgaaaaatgactttttaaacaaacattgatCCTTGTGAATCAATCACATTGTTGGTACAATTGTCAGTACCTTGTCGAGTTTACTAGATGTGAAAATGAAATCCCTGCTTGTGGTTCCTGCACTTCAACACTCAATAAAAGCCTGATAGCACAATGTAAGTTTGCTTTAAAGGTACTCTATAACTACATGGAAAACTGGATACAtttcataaaacatttaaaaggtgTCTTCACCAAAAGAAAAACTCAACTGAAcattttctgttaaaactaactTCCAGGGGTCAATTCTCCAAACACTTTACTCTATTTGCAGTCATTCTCTTTTTTGAAAGGGATCCTTTATTATaacatacattttctttaacCGCAAGTAGATTCAAATGTCATTTCATGTATTTGCTGACCCTTTCTCTcgtctttttatgatgtttgtgaTCATTGAATGTGGTTTAGGGTTCTGATGCtccaatattttcttttttttttctatacctgGTTTTACCTGCCTTACCTCTGCAGCAATCACCCCAGTAATTAGATATGTTCTGTAGTTCCAGTGCTGATAACCCCTATGATCACTAGAAATATCAACAGCAAAACAGTAAGGCTTGTGAGAATGTTGTTATAGCCGTGATTTACACTATTACATGATACagattttataataaaataaccaTTTTCCTTTAGATCTATAAGGATTTATTCTAAATAGTATTAAATCCCCATTCAACATGTCTTGCTTTTACTGTAGGTTTATGACAGTCGACCTTATTAGTCTATTTTGACTGTATGAGTCATTGCCAAGACAGTTAGTAGGAGCTTATTTCTTATGCCTATCTCACAGCATATTCCAATTTACAAATGCTGACATGGTTGATCCTGTATGTAAGTTGAAACTATGTGTTATTGCTGCAATTACCCTTTTCACACTGTCAGTCTCCTAGTTTTTTGGTGCTATAATGCCAATATGACAGAATGTAAAACAGTAGGTGTTCAAAATTAGATTCACTGTGTTACCATGCTATGAAAATTAACCATTTGTAAAAAGAAGGAAACATACAAGCCTGGGTTTCACCATTCAAAGTGTTAATAGATACTCTGAACAAGCTCTTATGTACAAGGCCAGTGTCCCCAACCAGATAAATATACAGCCAATATAACCTTCAACATCAATGCTTCACACTGGCTGGCTGCTAGCGCTCAGTGTTCCATGGGCACTGAATTACACATAATAATGTGACAGAGACCTCATGATGCAAAATTCATCTCAGCTCAGCTATatatttgtgcagtttttaaagaatgGCTATCACTAATGTCTTGTGTGAGCAatgccttttcattttaaaaaaagttttcaagAGCAGGATTCAATCTGACATTTAACAAGACTAAAACCTATGCCGCTCGTGTACAGCAGAAAGCTCTGCTGGCTAAAGTGATGCAAATAGTGATGCACTGGCACCTACGTACACTACCATAGTACTTCTTATTCCAGTGACGCTACAGCTAACATCCCATTTCATACTCATTATTGTATCAGATGTTACTCCTAAATGATTGACATGATAGTTGCCACAGAGAGAGCTACAGTATGGCACCCTGATGATGCAACTGACCACTATGAGCACAAGAAAAGGAAGGCTGGCAACAGGAAGCTTTGGATATTGGTAACTTCTGAAATATTTTGCTAGGTATGCTGTAACGTGTTGTGTGTGCAGCCATGGGAGCCTCTGTTAAAGACAGGTTTCTGATTGCTCTTGGATATTCCGTTTTATTTAGATTATATAATGTTATTCCAAGGggaaaggtttttcttttttgttcatggaatttTTGAGTGTATCAGAATGATTGAGTGTATCAGATTGGGAAATATATGGTGGTGTCTCTCTGTACATCCGTCTGTTTGTCACACgtacatttttacatgcatctTGATAACATATGAAGTTATTCCACTGCAAACCAgtcatgtaatatatatatatatatatatatatatatatatatatatatatatatatatatatatatatatatttactgtgatTCTAACACCCAATTGCTTACAtataggtcttaaataccacgtATCCAATTTCCATTAAACTATTAATTGCCATTTCTTCTATACTTTTTTATGCATACTGTTATAATTTACAATAATTtataatttacagctgtggcagggaATGTATGCTACTGAACTACTTGTTTTGAAAAACACAGTCCCCTCGGGATTTCTGCTAATGCTTTGATGTGTTTTAGGACTAGAGTATGTTCTTTAAATTTATGGATCCACTTTATCGGTCTTGTGTGCTGGAATGATTGCAGTGGTGAGTGACAAATTAATGGCAATGTGTCATTCATTATGACTGGAGTAAAACGTTTACATCATGGCATTAGAATAGAATGAGCAGGCATTTACAACTCACTGTAGAGTTACTGAGGCAGTCTACATGGGGAaggatggattattattattattattatttatttattagcagacgcccttatccagggtgacttacaattgttacaagatatcacattatacattatttcacattatacagatatcacattattttacatacaattacccatatatacagttgggtttttactggagcaatctaggtaaagtaccttgcgcaagggtacaacagcagtgtcccccactggggattgaacccacaaccctccggtccagagtccagagccctaaccactactccacatagcATAAAACAACGGACAAATACCCTATTAGTCTTAGACTGTCGACTGGCAGCTGCTCATCAGGAATGGACAGGGATCACTATTGAGTGTAAATGTCAACAGCAGAGTTGAAATCTGcggcattacatttaaataattctGTACATAGAAATGCCTAGTCTTGCATTCACTTGTTACTAATATTTGCATGTTGTGGTTTCATAGAACATTAATGTACTGTTTTAGTAGTGAACGTTGCATACCTTGACTTCGCCAGTGCTTAAAACATCTTATTTATGCTTTATATAAGCATTGCATTTTACATATTGTAATGTacattgggaaaaaaaacaacctcattACACCATGGGTATCCaaaagtctgcaaggtgtttaaaaccttttggaGGAATACTTCAACATTCCTCATCAAATGGTTTCAGGGAAGCTGAGTgtggaaatctgcagcaaagtGTGCAGCTGATTGTACAGGGCTTTACCAGCATAAAATACAGCACCACCAAGCAAAGCTGCAAGTAAAAATATTCAAACCTACAACTGCCAGAGAAATAAAATACAGATGAAAAGGTATTTTTATATAGACAAGCTTAGTTATTCAGAACTACTTATCTACCAAAAACatcacatttaaatatttgttacaTCACTGCAATATTAATGAAATACAACAAAGGTATCAAAATTATAGATTTAGATATTAAAAAGCTGTTTCTCTACttccaaacacacaaaaaaatataaatcacCCCTTTAATGAACACTCTGATTGCTTGATCCTGTAGGTGGTAGCGGACGGTGTTTTTAGCCAAAAGTGGATTGAGCTTCATGTTCACAGTCACTGTTCAAGACCAATCACCACATGCCCCCTGGTGTCAGCCATCTTAATGCAAGCAAAACTAAAACCCAGCCCCCCATAGAATGTAGGGTGATTCAGAAAAtcaattcattacaaaaaaaactttgtttaaaaaaaatattatggtTTAAACTTGAAGCAACAGGAAATGGCtgacaaaaaaatgacaattaaatGAAATGCCATACTACCCATTACTCAGCTGCAccaggttaggcttttagcataGATACTGAGAAATGGGCAGGGTAGcattcaatgataaggggagcagtaaAATGGCAGAGataagaaatgtaattttaaaacaatagCAACAACACCTTTAATGTGGAAATGTTCCACTaaacaatgataaggggagcagtgaccgtattgtttccatggaaatggacagtaaacaaaacaactcTTGTGATCTTGCATgcagcattttgtttatttttactaatAATGAGTGTATTAGTATTATAGCACTAATAAGTAAGATATTGTAGTGAATAACTGAGATTATAAGCATACAGAAGCACATTCTGTGTCATTTTATGTGAATGTACAGATACAGATTAGGGTTTGGGTTAACCCCTTAATGCAAGACATTCTTTCACCTGAGTGGTTTTATGAATTTAGagccttttgttaaaaaacaaacacaatacatgaacatttattttaaaaatcaataatacTAAGAACACCTATATTATATAAATGAATCACTGTCAGAAAATTCTGATTCACCAGAATCAGACGCCAGTTTGCCAACAATGATTCATCTAATCATCTTGCCATCTATTATTGTGTGCATATCAATTTCTGTACATAaacagtaaacatatacacataatATCCTATTATCAAAGCAGTGTTTTACAAACAGTAAGAACACAATAAACAGTGCTGAATATACTACAAAAACTCTAACTATTATAAGGAAACATACTAAAATTGCTATATAAATGCTATAATAAAAGTTTATTCTCAGGATCTTTAGCAAaaatggacactactcttgattattttctcaaaataaatatttataaatagaataataCTTCTTCATTTCATTATTAATCAGTaaaaatttatatatacatatatacattttgttaatgaaacatctgcttatatccactcctttcttgatatttatgaatgttgtaaaaacataaatattaaaaCCCATGAGACAGAgtaactgttgtaatataatgaagtcaatacattggatttacagtgtttttctgtTCTTTCTTATCTATAAACTCTGATGTTTTCTTTCTGTGTGCTGCTGAAACTTTCACTGCCCtttaaaattgaaatgtcccTCTCAGTGATGTCAGTGACCCCTCCCCTATCGAATGATATGAAGTGCGTTTTTGTTGTGTTTACCCGATCATGGGCCCCGAAAGACACTTCAGTACGATCGTCTTTACACAGTCACGGTCCTTAAAAGGGGtaaggttagggtgagggttgtTGATGCTGGATCATTGGGATCCTGTAAGAGCTGACTTTACAaaggtttgagatcaatcagcaacTAGAAAGAGAAgaactgatgggctgaatggcctccctcAGTCaacattgttcttattttttaaataatacaactaCAATTATGAAATGCCATATGCTGAACTTGTGATTTCACATCATTGTTTTGGGGGGGTGATCTAACCAAACTACTGTAAAGACAGAAATGCATTCCCATGTATcgccagaatctgatattctcaataacataTACTAAATAATATTAGCACCAAGTTCCATGACAATTGGATGAgacctttatttttatattccaggtctggtgacctaaacaataatccctcggcaatacacaacaatgtgtgctgcacggggtaaacaataacgggattgcagtcccaactaataaacacaatatctgacccacaataatacagacacggtcaccagtcctgggtgcttgtagtagtgctcgtggtgggtgatacagtttatttagtgactattggtgaagtgccgttccggcttagtgctggccctaggcgacagctccggaactgtgttagctgtctggtaatgtgcaagacaagacgagacaattacaagacaaaacactcacggtactttttactgcaaacgtaataccgatccacaaaaagggagacaaaaccgaaccaggtaactacagaccaataagcctgacttctattatatgtaaacttatggaaactataataagatccaaaatggaaaattacctatatggtaacaatatcctgggagacagccagcatggttttaggaaagggagatcgtgtctaactaacctaattgacttttttgaggatgcaacatttgcaatttccagaaagcttttgacaaagtcccgcataaaagattaattctcaaactgaacgcagtagggattcaaggaaatg from the Acipenser ruthenus chromosome 9, fAciRut3.2 maternal haplotype, whole genome shotgun sequence genome contains:
- the LOC131737998 gene encoding neuromedin-S-like — its product is MNNNRAPSMRSLHQVYVLFAIYCLYTIPTSSGYALPYKAYSDDLPSSERLALCCSQQSSRTNQPEEHIQDLYKRFLFHYAKNKDAHVPQGSGSLSVHPLMHMARKLTGRRKKRVYDASSERIWKSS